The nucleotide window GCGACTCGGGCGCCAAGAACCTTGTCGTCGCGCTGCGCGAGGGCTCGCCCTCGGCCAAGAAGGCCGAAGCCGAAGGTCTCAAGGTCATGGGCATCGCCGAAGCCGCCGCCTGGTGCGATCTCATCATGTTCACCATGCCCGACGAGCTGCAGGCCGAGACCTACAAGAAATACGTGCATGACAACCTGCGCGAAGGCGCCGCCATCGCCTTCGCCCACGGCCTGAACGTGCATTTCGGCCTGATCGAGCCGAAGCCGGGCGTCGATGTCATCATGATGGCGCCCAAGGGCCCCGGCCACACCGTGCGTGGCGAATACACCAAGGGCGGCGGTGTGCCCTGCCTCGTGGCCGTGCATCAGGACGCATCGGGCCGCGCGATGGAACTGGGCCTGTCCTATTGCTCGGGCATCGGCGGTGGCCGCTCGGGCATCATCGAAACCAACTTCCGCCAGGAATGCGAGACTGATCTGTTCGGCGAGCAGGCCGTGCTCTGCGGTGGCCTTGTCGAGCTGATCCGCATGGGCTTTGAAACCCTGGTCGAGGCCGGCTACGAGCCGGAGATGGCCTATTTCGAATGCCTGCACGAGGTGAAGCTGATCGTCGACCTGATCTACGAAGGCGGCATCGCCAACATGAACTACTCGATCAGCAACACCGCCGAATATGGCGAGTATGTCTCGGGCCCCCGCATCCTGCCCTACGCGGAAACCAAGGCCCGCATGAAGGCCGTGCTGACCGACATCCAGACCGGCAAGTTCGTGCGTGACTTCATGCAGGAAAACGCCGTCGGCCAGCCGTTCTTCAAGGCCACCCGCCGCATCAACGACGAACACCAGATCGAACAGGTCGGGGAAAAGCTGCGCGCGATGATGCCCTGGATCTCGAAGGGCAAGATGGTCGACAAGGCCCGCAACTAAGCCGCATCCTGAACGCAAGACCGGAAAGGGCGCCCCACGGGGCGCCCTTTGCCATTCAGTACTTGCCCAGTTCCACCGTCACCTCTTCCAGCGTCTTGCCCGCCGCATCCACGGCCGAGACGACGGCGAAATAGCGGTGGCCCTTGCCGCCGGAACAGGGCGGCAGGTAGCCGGCCGAGGCGTAATTGCCTTCGGACTTGGCCCGCGCCACCACCACGGCACCGGCCGGCATCTTCTTGGTATGCCCCGGCACCGGCGGGAGTTGCGCCGTCTGTCCGCTGACCGCGAAACCGATCGTGCCGTGGCCGCCCTTCTTCGACAGCGGCGGGTAGTCGCGGTCGTTATAGGCGACGACGATCTGCGCGGTGCCGGAGGGCAGGCCCTTCACCGTCATCGGCGGGGTCGCCCCCTTGCCGCCCCGGTCCAGCTTGCAGTGCTGACCGGGCGGAACCTTCACGCCGTCCCACGGCGCGCCAAGCGTAACGGTCATCGCCGCAAGCGCAGCGGGACTGGAGACCAGCACCAGGAAAGCGCCGGCAATCAGACTTTTCCGCATAATGATTTTTCCCTGAAACGCACGCCTGAACCCGCGTGCGCTGAATTCTTGCATCGCAGCCGATTCCCGACAATGCGCATCATGGCGCTCATGAGGGGGGCAGGTATCGGCGGGAGACCGCCACCCCGGCCCCCGGGCCAGGCAGGCGGGAACCGAAGCGCTCATTGCGGCTTTCGCTCCAGAGCATCCGTGCATAGACCCAGCTGGCGCTGCCGGCCCGCGCAGACCCTGCGCAGGCCGCATCCCCGCCTTTGCCCGGCCCAACACGACAAAAGGATCGCCGACATGCGGTTTGCCATTCTGGACGGATTTCGCGGCTTCTTCTTGCTATTCATGATGATAGCCCATGCGAATGCCTATCTGAACGCGCCGCTTGGCCGCTTCAACCACCATTATTTCGGCTGGGTCGAGGATGCGCAGGGCTTCGTGTTCATCTCGGGCCTCGTGGTGGCACTGGTCTATTCCAGGCGCCTTTTGCGCAAGGGCGAGGCCGCAATGCGCGAGGGCATCGGCGCGCGGATCCGCAAGATCTATACCTATCACGCGGCGCTGATCCTGCTCTTTCTGGCCTGCGCGCTGCTGTTGCCGCTGATCGGCATCCAGGCAAACATCCTGCGCCAGCAGGCCGCGGAACCCTTCGTCTTCACCCTCGCCTCGCTGTTCCTGATGACCGGCACCATGCACATGGGCATCTTGCCGATGTACCTGTTCTTCATGATCGCCACCCCCGCGGTGCTGGTGATGTTCAAGACCGGGCGCGCGCCGGTGGTGCTGGCCGGGTCCATCGCGCTGTGGCTGCTGGCGCAGACCGGCTGGCCTGACCTGATGCAGCTGCCCGTCGAGGCCGCGGCGGCGGCGGCCGGCCATCCGTTCAATATCGGCATCTATTTCAACATCTTCGGCTGGCAAGCGCTGTTCGTCGCCGGGCTGTGGATCGGCTGGCTGGCCGCGAACCGCCGGCTGGACCTGAACCGCCTGAAGGCGCCCGAGATGCAGCAGGTATTCTGGATCGCGCTGGCCGCCTTCCTGATCCTGGGGGTATTCGACGTGATGGCCTATACCGGCTGGGGCAGCGAGGGCTGGCGCCGCATGGTCTTTGCCTCGATCGACCGCGGCAACCTGCACGTCATCTATGTGGTGGCCTTCGCGGTGAACCTCTACCTCGTCACCTGGCTGGTCGTTGCCGGCCCCGCTTCCGACTGGCGCGGGCTGGCGCTGGTCGGGCGCTTCGTGGGCTGGCTGTTCACCCGCAACGCACTGGTGACGCTTGGCCAGCATTCGCTGCAGATCTTCGTGGCGCATATCGTGCTGGTCTATGCCCTGTCGCTCTGGGCGCAGGACCGCGAGCCGCTGGCGCCGATGGCCGCCAACCTGCTGCTGCTCGGCAGCATCGCGCCGCTCTACGCCGTGGCCTGGCTGCATGACCGGGTGAAGGAACGCCGGGCCCTGGCCGCCGAGGCCCGCGCCTGACGCGATCTCCTGCTACGCCGCCGCCCGTTCCAGGGCGGCAACGATCCCGCCCACCGACCTTTCCAGCAGCGCCGCATCCTCGCATTCGGCCATCACCCGGATCAGCGGCTCGGTCCCCGACTTGCGGATCAAGAGCCGCCCCTGCCCCTGCAAGGCGGTCTCGGCCTCGGCAATCACCTTGCGAACCTCTGCATCGGCCAGCGGCTGCTGCCCGGCCTGATAGCGTACATTCTTCAGCATCTGCGGCACCGTCTCGAACTGCCGCACCAGCGCGCTTGCCGGCTGCCCGGTCTCGGCCATCGCCGCCAGGAATTGCAGCCCGGCGATCAGCCCGTCGCCCGTCGTCGCATGGTCGGTCATCACGATATGCCCCGACTGCTCGCCCCCCAGGTTGAAGCCGCCCTCGCGCATCCGTTCGACCACATAGCGGTCGCCGACCGCCGTCCGCTCCAGCCGCAGCCCGCGGCCCTGCAAGAACCGCTCCAGCCCGAGGTTCGACATCACCGTGGCGACCAGCGCCCCGCCCTTCAGCCGCCCCGCCTCGGCCCACCGCGCCGCCAGCAGCGCCATGATCTGGTCGCCGTCCGCCACCTGCCCCGTCTCATCGAGGATCATCACCCGGTCCGCATCGCCATCAAGGCTGATGCCCATGTCGGCGCCATGCGCCACCACCGCCTCGGCGGCGGTCTGGGTATAGGTCGATCCGCAGCGGTCATTGATATTGGTGCCGTTGGGCGACACGCCAACCGGGATCACCTCGGCCCCCAGCTCCCACAGCACCTCGGGCGCGGCGCGGTAGGCGGCGCCATTGGCGCAATCCACCACCACCTTCAGCCCGGTCAGCCGGCCGCGATGCGGAAACGTGGTCTTGGCATATTCCACATAGCGCCCCAGCCCGTCGTCGATGCGCCGGGCCCGCCCGATATTCTGCGGCTGCGCCAGCCGGATCTCGCCCGCCAGCGCCGCCTCGATCTCGGCCTCCACGTCGTCCGACAGCTTGAAACCGTCGGGGCCGAAGAACTTGATGCCATTGTCATGCGCCGGGTTGTGGCTGGCCGAGATCATGATCCCCAGATCCGCCCGCATCGAGCGGGTCAGGAATCCCACCGCCGGTGTCGGCACCGGCCCCAGCAGCAGCACGTTCATGCCGGTGGAGGTCAGCCCCGCGGTCAGCGCGTTTTCCAGCATGTAGCCCGACAGGCGCGTGTCCTTGCCGATCACCACGCGGTGCCCGTTGCGCCCGTCGGTGCGGAACCAGCGCCCCGCCGCAGCCCCCAGCCGCAGCGCGACCTCGGCAGTCATCGGATAGGTGTTGGCGGTGCCGCGCACCCCGTCTGTGCCGAACAGGTTCCGTGTCATTCGTTGTATCCCCTCTGCACTGCCTGCCAAAGCCGGATGCCCTGCGTCACCTCGGCCACATCATGAACCCTGTGGATCTGCGCCCCCTGCGCCAGCCCCGCCAGCGTCAGCGCCAGCGTGCCGGGCATCCGCGCCGCGGGCTCGGGCGCCTGCCCGATGCTGCCGATGAACCGCTTGCGCGATACCCCCAGCAGGATCGCACAGCCAAGCCCGTGAAACAGCGACAGCCCGCGCAGCAGCGCCAGGTTGTGCTGCAGCGTCTTGCCAAAGCCGATGCCGGGGTCGATGCAGATCCGGGCCCGTGGAATGCCCCCCGCCTCGGCCACCGCCACCCTCTCGGCCAGCGCGTCATAGACATCGAGCAGCACATCGTCATAGCGCGGATCGAGGTGCATCGTCGCAGGCGTGCCCTGGCTGTGCATCAGGCAGAGCGGCGCGCCGGCACCTGCCACCACGCCCGCGAGGCCCGGGTCGAAGCTCAACCCAGACACGTCATTGACCAGATCGGCCCCCACCTGCAGCGCCACCGCCGCCACCGAAGCCTTGCGCGTGTCGATGGAAATCGGCAGCGCAAAGCCGCCATCGCGCAAGCCGGCAATCACCGGGCCGGTGCGGGCAACCTCCTCGGCCGGCGAAACCTCGGGCGCGCCGGGGCGGGTGGATTCGCCGCCGATATCCAGGATCGCCATCCCCTCATCCGCCATCTTGCGGGCGCGGGCCAGCGCCGCGCCGGGCGCCAGAAACCGGCCGCCATCGGAAAAACTGTCGGGCGTCACGTTGAGAATGCCCATCACCTGCGGGCGGTCCAGCGCCAGCCCCGCCAGCGCCGGGCGTGGGGCGGTCAATCGCGCCAGCAGATCGGCGGGCACCTCCGCCGCGGGCAGGATCCCCTGCGAGCCGCCCCGCGTCAGCACCTCGACCCGGTCGAACCAGCACCAGCCCCCCGCCAGCATCAGCGCCCCTCGGGCGGGCGGGATCGGTCTGGGCAATGGGGCGGTAATACATCGTCATTGCGCCATTCAGCGCATCGCGCCCGGCTTGGCAAGCGGTCAGGCGGGCAACCGCGTCACCGGCACGCGGCTTCCTGCCGGCACCGAAACATCGCCGTGAACATCCAGCCCGTCCGCCGCCAGCATCTCGGCCAGCCACAGCGCCAGCGCCACCGCATCGCGGGCCGGCGCCTTGGGCCCGTCCACCGCATCGAGCACGATCTTCGACGGCGCCCAGACGATCATCTGCCGGTGCTTCATCGCCCAGTCGATTTCCGTCCGCGTCGCCACCACCACGCAGCGCCGGTCGCGCGCCGCCAGCACCCAGGCGTTCTGCTCGATGGCCAGCAGGTCGATGCGCCGCTGCGTCGGCCCGTGACCCGTGGCGGGGGGCGGCAGGTCGGCCGGCCCCACGGTCAGGATCACCGGCGCGCCGCCCGCCTCCAGCGCATCCAGCCGCGCGGCCAGATCCGGCGCGGCAATCGCGGCGTTGGACAGGAACACCACCCGCGGATGCAGCGCCGCCTCGATCCCGTCGGCATCGGTGGCGCGCAAGGGCACCGCAGCGCGCGAGCGCACGATCTCTACCCCAAGCGCGCCGGGGCCTCGGTCCAGCTTCTCGATCCGCACGAAGACCCGCATCGCCTGCCGCGCCGCCAGGATGCGCTCCGCCACCCGCTCGGCCAGCGTTTCCAGCAAGTTCAGCCGTTCGGCGGCAAGCTCGGCCTGGATGGATTCGGTCAGATGGTCATAGGACAGGATGCGGTCGACATCATCGGCCAGCGGCGCGGGCTGCGGGCGCACCTCCACCACCAGGTTGAAGCGCAGCCGCTGGGTCTGGCCGCGTTCCTGCTGGAAGGCGCCGATATCGGCCTCCACCACATGATCGCGCAGGCTGATCCGGTCACGCGGATCAGCCCCGGCCGAGGCTTCGGCGCGCTCTTCGGGATGGGCGAAGGCCAAGCGGATATCGGTCATGGATGTGGCCCTCGGTCAGCTCTTGCCGATATATAGCGCCGCAGCCGGCAGGCGAAAGCCCGAAGGCGGCGCCAAGGCAGGCATAGGCGACGGCCTCCCGGCTCAGTCCTGCTTGCTGCGGGCAGATTGCCGCAAAGGCGCCGAGGCGCTGGCGACCTGGCTTGGGGCAGCCGAGGCCACCCGCAGCGGCTGGCGGTAGAAGATATGCGAGCCGATGCGCGCGGTCTGGGTGAAGCTGCGCGCCCATTTTGGGTTCACCGCCGGGGTATGGAAATGCGTGGCGCCCTGCGTCAGCTCGCGCGGAGCGCCGTCCAGCATCGCCCGCGCGATCCGCGCCGCCCGATCCCAAGCGCGCGGGTCGCCGATGGTCTCGGGCTTGCCGTCGCAGACATACGAGAACTGGCAGCCGCCCTTGCCGGCCTGATTGACCACGCCGCAGATGCTGTTGGGATAGGCCGGGGTCTCGACACGGTTCAGGATCACCTCGGCCACTGCCGCCTGCCCGTGCAGGCTCTCGCCCCGCGCCTCGAAATAGACCGCGGTCGCCAGGCAGCGGAACTGCTGGTCGCCCTTGGGGGCCGGCTGCGCGGCCAGCCACATCGGATCGGTCACGCGCGGGGCGCCCCCGGCCGCCTTGCGCGCCGCGGCGCGGGTCGGCGCGCTGGTGGTGGCGACAGCGCCGAACAGCGGGCGTTTCGCGGTCTTCTGCGGCCCAGCCACCAGACCGGCGAGCTTCGAGCCCTCGACAAGGGCAAGGCCGGCACGTTCCTGGTTCAGCAGGCTGGCAAGGCGGGCATCGATCGGGGCAGTCGGGTCGTTCGAGTGGCTCACACTGACTTCGGCCGCAAGGCCGCTGGAGAGGGCGATCGTCAGGGCCGAGGCCCCCGCCCAAGTCTTCAGCACATTCATCAAATGGTTCCTGGTATTGTCAAAATGCTGCAGCCGCGAAGGCAGCAGCACCGGGGCTTACCCGAAAACGACGATCCGGTCCATGCAAACGGGAAAAATAGGCAAGAATCCGCCGAACGGCGGTTCTAAACCCCTGCGCAAAACCCGAAACGAATCAGGCCGCTATCGCCTCACAAATACCCGTCCTAGCGGCGAATTCCAGCGGTATTCTGCGGCCTGGCCCGATCCAGCAGCGCAAAATGCGCCGCTGCCAGCCGCGCCACCGGAACCCGGTAGGGAGAGCACGAAACATAGTCGAATCCTGCCGCGCGGCAGAAGGAAATCGATTCGGGATTGCCGCCATGCTCGCCGCAGATCGACACGGTCAGCTCGGGCCGCGTCTCGCGCCCGCGCTTGGCACCGATCAGCAGCAGCTCGCCCACCCCATCCTCATCGAGCATGTGGAACGGGTCCTCGCGGTAGACCCCCTGCGCGACATAAGACCCCATGAACCGCCCGGCATCGTCGCGCGACAGGCCATAGGTCATCTGCGTCAGGTCATTGGTACCAAAGGACAAGAACGCCGAATGCTGCGCGATCTCGCCCGCCCGCAACGCCGCCCGCGGCGTTTCCACCATCACCCCCAGCCGGTAGTCGAAATCCGCCCCGGTCTCGTTGCGCACGGCAGCCGCCACCGCATCGGTGCGGGTCTTCACGATCTCCACCTCGCGCTTGGCCGAGACCAGCGGGATCATGATTTCCGGCACCACCGCCGCCCCGCGCCGGCTGGCCTCCACCGTCGCCTCGAAGATCGCCCGGGTCTGCATGTCGTAGATCTCGGGCACGGTGATCCCCAGCCGCACGCCCCGCATCCCCAGCATCGGGTTGAACTCGGTCAGCGCCTCGACCCGCCGCGTCACCTCCGACAAGGGCCGGTCCAGCGCCTCGGCCAACTCGCGCATCCCTTCGCGGTCATGCGGCAGGAATTCGTGCAGCGGCGGATCGAACAGCCGGATGCAGACCGGCAGCCCGGCCATGATGTCAAAGAGCGCGATGAAATCCGCCCGCTGCATCGGCAGCAAGCGTTCCAGCGCCACCCGCCGGTCCTCGCCGGTATCGGCAAAGATCATCTCGCGCATCACCGTCAGGCGGTCTTCATCGAAGAACATGTGCTCGGTGCGGCAGAGGCCAATTCCCTCCGCCTCGAACATCCGCGCGGTGCGGGCATCATCGGGCGTGTCGGCATTGGCGCGGATGCCGATGTCGCGCACATTGTCGGCCCATCGCAGCAGCGTGCGGAACCCGTCATCCAGCGCCGGCTCCAGCATGGCCGGGCTGCCCGCCAGCACCTCGCCCGTGGTGCCATCCACCGTCAGCGTGTCACCCTCGCGCAGCACCCGGCCATCCGCCGTGGTCAGCGTCCGCTCGCGCCCGTTCAGCCGCAGCTCCGAGGCGCCGACGATGGCCGGCAACCCCAGCCCCCGCGCGATCACCGCGGCATGGCTGGTCATCCCGCCCCGCTCCGTCAGCACGGCGACCGAGGCGTGCATCCCGCGGATATCCTCGGGCGCAGTTTCCCGCCGCACCAGGATGCAGGGCTCATCGCGCGCGGCGCTGGCCTGCGCGGCGGCGGCGGTGAACACGATCTTGCCGGTGGCGGCGCCGGGGCTGGCGGCGATGCCGCGGCCCAGCCGGTCGCGCGGCACCCGCGGATCGACCTGGAAATGCAGCAGGTCCGACAGCGCCCGCGGCTCCACCCGCAGCAGCGCATCCTCGCGGCTGATGATCCCGTCATTGGCCAGCGCCACCGCGATGCGCACCGCGGCGCGCGACGAGCGTTGCACCCGCACCGCATCAATCACCTTGATCGCGCCATCCTCGATGGCAAATTCGATCTGCATCTCCTCGCGCAGGCGTTCGCGGCAGATGCGGCCGTGGCGCAAAAGCTCGCCGAACAGTTCCGGCGCCACATCCTCCAGCGCCGGGCCGCGCGGATCGGCCACCAGGAACAGCGTCGCCTCGGAAATCCCGCCATCCGCCCGCGGCCCGTTCTCCTGGCCGCGAAAGCGCCCGATGATCTGCGGCGCGCCGGTCACGCCCTCGACGAACTGGATCGTGCCCGATCCCGACCGTCCCGGCCCGATGGCCAGCGCCATGCCCTGCACCACCAGCCCAAGTGCGGCCTCGGCCGGGGCGCCCTTGGCAGCGCGCAGCAGCCGCGCGGTGGTGCCTTCCCAGGCGCGCGCCATGCTGCGCAGCACCTCGGCCAGTTGCCGGGCCGGGTCTTGCGGGAAGGGCTCGTCGGTTTCCGCCTCATAGGCGGCCAGCGCCGCGGCCAGCGCACCCGAGGCCGGCGGCGCCGAGAACATGTCGGGGTCCAGCCGCGCCACATGCAGCGCAAAGGCCTGCACGAAGCGCAGGTACAGCGCATCGGCCGCCTCGGTGCCGTGGGTCCTGGCCAGCGCGGCATGGCGCTCGGCATTCATGCCGACGTTCAGCACCGTACCCGGCCCGCCCCAGGCCGGGTTCTCCGGCGAGGGCCGGACCGAGACCAGCGGCGCCGCGCCGAACAGCGCCATCAGCCGGGCGGTATCGGGCATCTGCCCTGCCGCAATCGCGCGCACGCTGTCACAGGGCAGCGCCACCGTCGGCGGCACCGGCAGGTCGAGCCGGATCAGCCGCTGCAGGCATTTCGCCCGCCAGCCATGCCGCGCGGTGCTGACATCGGCCGAAGGCTCGATCAGCGTGAACTCTGCGAAATCGGCGTGTTTCTGCACTGCGGCGAACTCCTGTTGGCCGCAGCATACGCCGCTTCCGATTCTCCGCAAGTAGGCCAAAGGACCAATATTGCGCGCCGTTGCCCCAAAACATGGCAGTTACGCAACGTCTGCCCCATTTTTCTGCGACATATCAGGGCGTCGGTCCCTTGTCGGCAGGATCGGGGGCCGCGCCTAGCCCTCGATCCTGTTCAGGTCGGCCACCGACAGGCAGATGCTGCGGATGCGACTGAGCAGGTTCAGCCGGTTACGCCGCACCACAGCATTGTCGGAGTTGACCTGCACCGCGGTGAAGAACGCATCGATCGGCGCGCGCAGCCCAGCCATCGCCGCCATCGCCGCGCCGAAATCCTCGGCCGCCATCGCCGGCGCAATCGCCGCCTCGGCCGCGTCCAGCGCCGCGAAGAGGGCCCGTTCCTCATCCGCTTCGGCAAACTTCACCTCGGCCCCGAACGAGTATTCCACCCCGTCCTTCACCTCGGCCTGCCCCAGGATATTCGCCGCGCGCTTGAAGCCCTGCAGCAGGTTGGTGCCATCCTCGGTCTTGAGGAACGCCGCCAGCGCCTCGGCCCGCTTGACCAGCAGCGTCAGGTCATCATTGCCGGGCATGGCGAGACAGGCGTCGATGATGTCATGACGGACGCCCTGATCGCGCAGGAAGACCTTGAGCCGGTCATGGAAGAAGGCGAGGAGGTCTTGCACCTTTGCCTGCAGCGCTTCGTTCACACTTTGCACAAACGCCGCGTTTGCATTCAACGCCTCATCATCGACTGTTAGTTCGGCTCCCGAAATCCCGACTTTCCAGTTCAACTTATACCTATCACGCGCGATCTGCAGCAGGCGCATCTCAACCAAGCCGCCCGTACCACTCCCGTGAGGCAGAGTTGAATCATGTGCCAAAATACCTAAGATCAGGCTCAATTCGATCAGGTCATGCAGGTTCAACCGAATCCCATTTCCGGTCTGAAGGCGCATAACCCCCAACGCCGCCCTTCTTAGCGCGTAGGGGTCCTTGCTCCCGGTCGGCTTCTCGTCAATCGCCCAGAACCCGGTCAGCGTATCGAGCTTGTCGGCCAGCGCCACCGCGACCGAAACCGGGTCGCTCGGCACGGCGTCGGACGGCCCCAGCGGCTGGTAATGCGCCTTGCAGGCCACCGCCACCGCTTCCGGCAGCCCCGCGGCGCGGGCGTAGTAGCTGCCCATCAACCCCTGAAGCTCGGGGAACTCCCCCACCATCGCCGATTGCAGGTCGGCCTTCGCCACCCGCGCCGCCTCGGCGGCAAGGTCAGGCGAGGCACCAACCAGCGGCGCAATCTCGCGCGCCAGCACTTCGATGCGGGTGATGCGGTCTTTCTGAGACCCGAGTTTGTTGTGGAAGGTCACGTTGGCAAGGCCCTCGGCCATACCTTCGAGTCCTTTGTGAAGAACGGCCCGCAAGTCATTCTCCCAAAAGAACTTTGCGTCGCTGAGCCTGGCGCGCAGCACCTTGCCGTTCCCGTGAAGGATCGTCGCCCCGTCATCGGCGGTCTCGCGGTTCGCCACGGTGATGTAGCGCTCGATCCGGCCTGACTTCGGGTTGCGGACCGAGAAGAATTTCTGGTGTTCCTTCATCGAGGTTTGCAGCACTTCCGGCGGAAGCCCCAGAAATTCCTCACCAATCTGGCCCATCAGCACCACCGGCCATTCGACCAGCCCGGCAATCTCGGCCAGCAGCGCCCGGTCCTCGACCACCTCCAGCCCCGCGGCAAAGGCGGCGCTGGTGGCGTCGGCCCAGATATGGGCTTCGCGCTCGGCAGGGTCCAGAACCACGAAGGCGCGCTTTAACTTCGCCGCGTAATCCTCGAAATTCGTTACAGAAAACCGCGTCGGCGCCATGAAGCGATGCCCCTGCGTGGCGTTCCCCGCGACAATCCCGTCCACCGTCAGCGGAACCACCTCCGCCCCCGCCTCATCGGTCAGGATGCACAGGATGCTGTGCAGCGGGCGCACCCAACGCAAGGAGCCCTCCCCCCAACGCATTGATTTCGGCCACGGAAAGCTGCGGATCGCGCCTTCCAGCACCTCGGCGACAATCGCCGCAGCCGGGCGGCCCGGCTTTTCGATCACGGCGAACCAGACCTGGCCCTTCTTGTCATCGCGCAGCTGCAACTGGTCCTTCGTCAGCCCGGTAGAGCGCAGGAAGCCCTCCAGCGCAGCCTCGGGCGCATCGGATTTCGGCCCCTTGCGCTCTTCGCGCAGCATCGGGCTGTGGGCGGTCAGGCCCTGTACCGTCAGCGTCAGCCGCCGGGGGGTCGAGAAGGCGGCGGCGCCGGCATAGGTCAGCCCGGCCTCGACCAGCCCGTCGGTGACAAGTTTCTTCAGGTCGTCGCGGGCCTTAGCCTGCATCCGCGCCGGAATTTCCTCGGAGAAAAGTTCGATCAGAAGGTCTGGCATGTTACTTTTCCAAGGTCTCGTTGATCTGGTTCCAGGCATAGGCGCGGCCATCGGGGAAGACGGCCACCACCCTGTCCACGCCGGGATGGATGTTCTTTTCGGACAGGAACGCCACCGCCTCGCCGGTTTCCAGCGCCTCGCCGATGCGGTTCGCGTCGAAACAGTCGAACCAGCCCGGCGCGATCAGCGGGGTCGGGGTTTCATAGACGCGGTAGGTTTCCGTCAGCAGCGCCAGGCTCATCGGGGTGTGGAAGCAGCCGCGATAGCGCAGCGGCGAGGTATCGGCGTCGATACCCTCGAAGCTGTCGGCCAGGATCGGTTCGGGCTGGCCGCTGGCAACCGAGGTCAGCCGCAGTTCCGCCGCCGGCGCGCTGGCCGGGATCGGCTGGTAATAGCCATAGACCTGCAGGTAATAGAGCACCGCGCCCGCGGCCAGCGCCGTTACCACGATGAATCCGCCGACGATCTTGCCATT belongs to Frigidibacter mobilis and includes:
- the ilvC gene encoding ketol-acid reductoisomerase; the encoded protein is MRVYYDRDCDINLIKDKKVAILGYGSQGHAHALNLRDSGAKNLVVALREGSPSAKKAEAEGLKVMGIAEAAAWCDLIMFTMPDELQAETYKKYVHDNLREGAAIAFAHGLNVHFGLIEPKPGVDVIMMAPKGPGHTVRGEYTKGGGVPCLVAVHQDASGRAMELGLSYCSGIGGGRSGIIETNFRQECETDLFGEQAVLCGGLVELIRMGFETLVEAGYEPEMAYFECLHEVKLIVDLIYEGGIANMNYSISNTAEYGEYVSGPRILPYAETKARMKAVLTDIQTGKFVRDFMQENAVGQPFFKATRRINDEHQIEQVGEKLRAMMPWISKGKMVDKARN
- a CDS encoding OpgC family protein; its protein translation is MRFAILDGFRGFFLLFMMIAHANAYLNAPLGRFNHHYFGWVEDAQGFVFISGLVVALVYSRRLLRKGEAAMREGIGARIRKIYTYHAALILLFLACALLLPLIGIQANILRQQAAEPFVFTLASLFLMTGTMHMGILPMYLFFMIATPAVLVMFKTGRAPVVLAGSIALWLLAQTGWPDLMQLPVEAAAAAAGHPFNIGIYFNIFGWQALFVAGLWIGWLAANRRLDLNRLKAPEMQQVFWIALAAFLILGVFDVMAYTGWGSEGWRRMVFASIDRGNLHVIYVVAFAVNLYLVTWLVVAGPASDWRGLALVGRFVGWLFTRNALVTLGQHSLQIFVAHIVLVYALSLWAQDREPLAPMAANLLLLGSIAPLYAVAWLHDRVKERRALAAEARA
- the glmM gene encoding phosphoglucosamine mutase, translating into MTRNLFGTDGVRGTANTYPMTAEVALRLGAAAGRWFRTDGRNGHRVVIGKDTRLSGYMLENALTAGLTSTGMNVLLLGPVPTPAVGFLTRSMRADLGIMISASHNPAHDNGIKFFGPDGFKLSDDVEAEIEAALAGEIRLAQPQNIGRARRIDDGLGRYVEYAKTTFPHRGRLTGLKVVVDCANGAAYRAAPEVLWELGAEVIPVGVSPNGTNINDRCGSTYTQTAAEAVVAHGADMGISLDGDADRVMILDETGQVADGDQIMALLAARWAEAGRLKGGALVATVMSNLGLERFLQGRGLRLERTAVGDRYVVERMREGGFNLGGEQSGHIVMTDHATTGDGLIAGLQFLAAMAETGQPASALVRQFETVPQMLKNVRYQAGQQPLADAEVRKVIAEAETALQGQGRLLIRKSGTEPLIRVMAECEDAALLERSVGGIVAALERAAA
- a CDS encoding dihydroneopterin aldolase codes for the protein MTDIRLAFAHPEERAEASAGADPRDRISLRDHVVEADIGAFQQERGQTQRLRFNLVVEVRPQPAPLADDVDRILSYDHLTESIQAELAAERLNLLETLAERVAERILAARQAMRVFVRIEKLDRGPGALGVEIVRSRAAVPLRATDADGIEAALHPRVVFLSNAAIAAPDLAARLDALEAGGAPVILTVGPADLPPPATGHGPTQRRIDLLAIEQNAWVLAARDRRCVVVATRTEIDWAMKHRQMIVWAPSKIVLDAVDGPKAPARDAVALALWLAEMLAADGLDVHGDVSVPAGSRVPVTRLPA
- a CDS encoding cell wall hydrolase — encoded protein: MNVLKTWAGASALTIALSSGLAAEVSVSHSNDPTAPIDARLASLLNQERAGLALVEGSKLAGLVAGPQKTAKRPLFGAVATTSAPTRAAARKAAGGAPRVTDPMWLAAQPAPKGDQQFRCLATAVYFEARGESLHGQAAVAEVILNRVETPAYPNSICGVVNQAGKGGCQFSYVCDGKPETIGDPRAWDRAARIARAMLDGAPRELTQGATHFHTPAVNPKWARSFTQTARIGSHIFYRQPLRVASAAPSQVASASAPLRQSARSKQD
- a CDS encoding putative PEP-binding protein, which produces MQKHADFAEFTLIEPSADVSTARHGWRAKCLQRLIRLDLPVPPTVALPCDSVRAIAAGQMPDTARLMALFGAAPLVSVRPSPENPAWGGPGTVLNVGMNAERHAALARTHGTEAADALYLRFVQAFALHVARLDPDMFSAPPASGALAAALAAYEAETDEPFPQDPARQLAEVLRSMARAWEGTTARLLRAAKGAPAEAALGLVVQGMALAIGPGRSGSGTIQFVEGVTGAPQIIGRFRGQENGPRADGGISEATLFLVADPRGPALEDVAPELFGELLRHGRICRERLREEMQIEFAIEDGAIKVIDAVRVQRSSRAAVRIAVALANDGIISREDALLRVEPRALSDLLHFQVDPRVPRDRLGRGIAASPGAATGKIVFTAAAAQASAARDEPCILVRRETAPEDIRGMHASVAVLTERGGMTSHAAVIARGLGLPAIVGASELRLNGRERTLTTADGRVLREGDTLTVDGTTGEVLAGSPAMLEPALDDGFRTLLRWADNVRDIGIRANADTPDDARTARMFEAEGIGLCRTEHMFFDEDRLTVMREMIFADTGEDRRVALERLLPMQRADFIALFDIMAGLPVCIRLFDPPLHEFLPHDREGMRELAEALDRPLSEVTRRVEALTEFNPMLGMRGVRLGITVPEIYDMQTRAIFEATVEASRRGAAVVPEIMIPLVSAKREVEIVKTRTDAVAAAVRNETGADFDYRLGVMVETPRAALRAGEIAQHSAFLSFGTNDLTQMTYGLSRDDAGRFMGSYVAQGVYREDPFHMLDEDGVGELLLIGAKRGRETRPELTVSICGEHGGNPESISFCRAAGFDYVSCSPYRVPVARLAAAHFALLDRARPQNTAGIRR